In Denticeps clupeoides chromosome 1, fDenClu1.1, whole genome shotgun sequence, a single window of DNA contains:
- the tkfc gene encoding triokinase/FMN cyclase isoform X2: MEVQRKLLNSAERCVDEALLGLVRSSDGLVLLNGHRVVLRSDLSNLKGKVALLSGGGSGHEPAHAGFIGVGMLSGAVAGAVFASPPPGSILAAIVTLWQAGVSGVLLVVKNYTGDRLNFGLAAEQARAQGVAIDMVMVADDCAFGQTSKAGRRGLCGTVFVHKVAGALAEEGCSLETIVSRVTKAVKGIGTLGVSLSPCSVPGCLPSFQLPAGEMELGLGIHGEPGIKRSKVASADEVVKTMLNHMVDPSSQSHLPLNAGDSVVLCMNNLGSLSNLEMSVVTGVAIRLLEERGVFVARVMSGSFMTSLEMAGVSLSLMHVDQEILRLFDAKTTAPAWPNLSSTSLSGRRWSTEPAKRVSEETMHIPGPLSAVMQKALEAISLSLLEHQEELNGLDRAAGDGDCGSTHALAARAIQEWLQGHQVPGCPGQLLSTLAGLVQDKMGGSSGALYSLFLTAAAVPLKGQSDPAAWAKALQAGTEAMKRYGGAEPGDRTMLDALCPAVEELQNLLSSSPSGAMDVLQAAVKRAELGAESTRYLTAKAGRASYVGTDHQTLPDPGAVAIAVILKVVCETLSGIGH, translated from the exons ATGGAG GTACAGAGGAAGCTTCTGAACTCAGCGGAGCGGTGTGTGGACGAGGCTCTGCTGGGTCTCGTTCGCAGCAGCGATGGCCTGGTGCTGCTGAATGGACACAGGGTGGTGCTCCGTTCCGACCTGAGCAACCTGAAGGGGAAAGTAGCCCTGCTGTCCGGCGGTGGATCAGGGCACGAGCCCGCACACGCAG GCTTCATCGGTGTAGGGATGCTGTCCGGCGCAGTGGCAGGCGCGGTCTTCGCCTCCCCGCCGCCCGGCAGCATTCTGGCTGCCATCGTGACCCTGTGGCAGGCAGGAGTGTCAGGTGTCCTGCTCGTGGTGAAGAACTACACCGGCGATCGGCTGAACTTCGGCCTGGCCGCAGAACAGGCGCGAGCACAGGGCGTTGCCATCGACATGGTGATGGTCGCAGATGACTGCGCCTTCGGCCAGACCAGCAAGGCCGGGAGGCGGGGCCTCTGTGGAACAGTTTTTGTGCACAAG gtgGCTGGAGCGCTGGCAGAAGAGGGGTGTTCATTGGAGACCATCGTTTCCAGGGTGACCAAAGCAGTAAAAGGCATTG GCACACTCGGGGTCAGCTTGTCTCCCTGCAGCGTGCCTGGATGTCTGCCCTCCTTTCAACTTCCAGCAGGGGAGATGGAGCTGGGCCTGG GAATCCACGGTGAGCCTGGAAttaagaggtcaaag GTGGCCTCAGCAGACGAGGTTGTGAAGACAATGTTAAATCACATGGTCGATCCTTCTAGCCAGTCACACCTGCCATTGAATGCTG GTGACAGTGTAGTGCTGTGCATGAATAATCTGGGTTCTCTGTCCAATCTGGAGATGTCTGTGGTTACTGGGGTTGCCATCCGGCTTCTTG AGGAGCGAGGAGTCTTTGTTGCCAGGGTGATGTCAGGCTCCTTTATGACCTCTTTGGAGATGGCTGGTGTGTCGCTGTCTCTCATGCATGTAGACCAAGAGATCCTCAGGCTTTTTG ATGCTAAAACTACAGCCCCAGCCTGGCCTAACCTCAGCAGCACATCACTGAGTGGGAGGAGATGGAGCACTGAACCAGCAAAGAGAGTATCTGAAGAGACCATGCACATTCCAG GTCCCCTCAGTGCAGTTATGCAAAAGGCTCTGGAAGCAATAAGCCTATCCCTCCTTGAGCACCAGGAAGAACTCAATGGGCTGGATCGTGCTGCCGGGGATGGTGATTGTGGTAGCACCCATGCCCTTGCTGCCAGGG CCATTCAGGAGTGGCTACAGGGCCACCAAGTACCTGGTTGCCCAGGTCAGCTGCTGTCAACTCTTGCTGGGTTGGTGCAGGATAAAATGGGGGGTTCCTCAGGAGCG CTCTACAGTTTATTCCTCACTGCTGCAGCAGTACCCTTGAAAGGGCAAAGCGATCCTGCGGCGTGGGCCAAGGCACTGCAGGCTGGGACTGAAGCCATGAAGAG GTATGGGGGCGCAGAGCCTGGAGACAGGACTATG TTAGACGCTCTGTGTCCTGCTGTGGAAGAACTGCAGAACCTGCTTTCATCATCCCCCAGTGGTGCAATGGATGTATTACAAGCAGCTGTGAAG AGAGCGGAATTGGGGGCGGAGTCTACGCGATACCTCACTGCCAAAGCTGGACGTGCCAGTTATGTCGGCACAGACCATCAGACCCTGCCTGACCCTGGCGCTGTGGCGATAGCAGTCATTCTGAAGGTGGTCTGTGAGACTCTGAGTGGGATTGGTCACTGA
- the tkfc gene encoding triokinase/FMN cyclase isoform X1, giving the protein MEVQRKLLNSAERCVDEALLGLVRSSDGLVLLNGHRVVLRSDLSNLKGKVALLSGGGSGHEPAHAGFIGVGMLSGAVAGAVFASPPPGSILAAIVTLWQAGVSGVLLVVKNYTGDRLNFGLAAEQARAQGVAIDMVMVADDCAFGQTSKAGRRGLCGTVFVHKVAGALAEEGCSLETIVSRVTKAVKGIGTLGVSLSPCSVPGCLPSFQLPAGEMELGLGIHGEPGIKRSKVASADEVVKTMLNHMVDPSSQSHLPLNAGDSVVLCMNNLGSLSNLEMSVVTGVAIRLLEERGVFVARVMSGSFMTSLEMAGVSLSLMHVDQEILRLFDAKTTAPAWPNLSSTSLSGRRWSTEPAKRVSEETMHIPGPLSAVMQKALEAISLSLLEHQEELNGLDRAAGDGDCGSTHALAARAIQEWLQGHQVPGCPGQLLSTLAGLVQDKMGGSSGALYSLFLTAAAVPLKGQSDPAAWAKALQAGTEAMKRYGGAEPGDRTMLDALCPAVEELQNLLSSSPSGAMDVLQAAVKVDMHAPHRVAVNHRNVHLSLSCDRERNWGRSLRDTSLPKLDVPVMSAQTIRPCLTLALWR; this is encoded by the exons ATGGAG GTACAGAGGAAGCTTCTGAACTCAGCGGAGCGGTGTGTGGACGAGGCTCTGCTGGGTCTCGTTCGCAGCAGCGATGGCCTGGTGCTGCTGAATGGACACAGGGTGGTGCTCCGTTCCGACCTGAGCAACCTGAAGGGGAAAGTAGCCCTGCTGTCCGGCGGTGGATCAGGGCACGAGCCCGCACACGCAG GCTTCATCGGTGTAGGGATGCTGTCCGGCGCAGTGGCAGGCGCGGTCTTCGCCTCCCCGCCGCCCGGCAGCATTCTGGCTGCCATCGTGACCCTGTGGCAGGCAGGAGTGTCAGGTGTCCTGCTCGTGGTGAAGAACTACACCGGCGATCGGCTGAACTTCGGCCTGGCCGCAGAACAGGCGCGAGCACAGGGCGTTGCCATCGACATGGTGATGGTCGCAGATGACTGCGCCTTCGGCCAGACCAGCAAGGCCGGGAGGCGGGGCCTCTGTGGAACAGTTTTTGTGCACAAG gtgGCTGGAGCGCTGGCAGAAGAGGGGTGTTCATTGGAGACCATCGTTTCCAGGGTGACCAAAGCAGTAAAAGGCATTG GCACACTCGGGGTCAGCTTGTCTCCCTGCAGCGTGCCTGGATGTCTGCCCTCCTTTCAACTTCCAGCAGGGGAGATGGAGCTGGGCCTGG GAATCCACGGTGAGCCTGGAAttaagaggtcaaag GTGGCCTCAGCAGACGAGGTTGTGAAGACAATGTTAAATCACATGGTCGATCCTTCTAGCCAGTCACACCTGCCATTGAATGCTG GTGACAGTGTAGTGCTGTGCATGAATAATCTGGGTTCTCTGTCCAATCTGGAGATGTCTGTGGTTACTGGGGTTGCCATCCGGCTTCTTG AGGAGCGAGGAGTCTTTGTTGCCAGGGTGATGTCAGGCTCCTTTATGACCTCTTTGGAGATGGCTGGTGTGTCGCTGTCTCTCATGCATGTAGACCAAGAGATCCTCAGGCTTTTTG ATGCTAAAACTACAGCCCCAGCCTGGCCTAACCTCAGCAGCACATCACTGAGTGGGAGGAGATGGAGCACTGAACCAGCAAAGAGAGTATCTGAAGAGACCATGCACATTCCAG GTCCCCTCAGTGCAGTTATGCAAAAGGCTCTGGAAGCAATAAGCCTATCCCTCCTTGAGCACCAGGAAGAACTCAATGGGCTGGATCGTGCTGCCGGGGATGGTGATTGTGGTAGCACCCATGCCCTTGCTGCCAGGG CCATTCAGGAGTGGCTACAGGGCCACCAAGTACCTGGTTGCCCAGGTCAGCTGCTGTCAACTCTTGCTGGGTTGGTGCAGGATAAAATGGGGGGTTCCTCAGGAGCG CTCTACAGTTTATTCCTCACTGCTGCAGCAGTACCCTTGAAAGGGCAAAGCGATCCTGCGGCGTGGGCCAAGGCACTGCAGGCTGGGACTGAAGCCATGAAGAG GTATGGGGGCGCAGAGCCTGGAGACAGGACTATG TTAGACGCTCTGTGTCCTGCTGTGGAAGAACTGCAGAACCTGCTTTCATCATCCCCCAGTGGTGCAATGGATGTATTACAAGCAGCTGTGAAGGTAGACATGCATGCACCACATAGGGTTGCTGTGAATcacagaaatgtacatttgtctTTGTCTTGTGACAGAGAGCGGAATTGGGGGCGGAGTCTACGCGATACCTCACTGCCAAAGCTGGACGTGCCAGTTATGTCGGCACAGACCATCAGACCCTGCCTGACCCTGGCGCTGTGGCGATAG
- the LOC114797005 gene encoding circularly permutated Ras protein 1, giving the protein MEFACSHVVCNWKPGTMAASPCQTLAGSRSEYRRPAASASRSQSVNNHDYDNRVAVLPKPAQATVAPPVPPRHSSSKRQPRPTSGPPPVPPRGLEGKGETRIKANVNVLSVSLGSLVDISKSTSIQSNQKPVYCGKCVAVLSAVSSVQNRQNISVWTCEFCGTENALPGGARCFHRPPPGRDILYMDGNSDGDYENLEDMMVVFCVDISGSMSVTSEISAGNSMRSPTHISRLQGVQNALQKALSFLLQRSPHRRVALVTFNDEVTVYGDSLSVPLSLRDWALLDYDHLREQGENFTTLHCIAESLQPLTKSVKELREHGATALGPAALISIAMASQYPGSKVIICTDGRANIGLGQLEQESAHGPNPSPYFYAQLATYAAEKGVIVSVMTFEGEDCRLAEVGRLADLTGGRVNIVNIGTVALEIKSVLADSVMATGVRATLMAPDGIYYPYEEGDSHRVMRDVGNVTEGQEMTFQFAVKPDKVESFQRRDRIPFQLQLEFRTRDMHKVTRVITQQRRVTTSSWVWAGSLNMSVLGVHCAQLCARLTMEGKIQEAQKQLQAQQDLLIDISEQRPAPKEESVYGNWISTMSMICEDLTAEDKEGKTSKQPQELYSPITALSDEAAKVVYQMKRARSINSCQAALES; this is encoded by the exons ATGGAGTTTGCCTGCAGTCATGTTGTGTGCAACTGGAAACCTGGAACAATGGCAGCAA GTCCCTGCCAAACACTGGCCGGCTCTCGAAGTGAATATCGGAGGCCAGCAGCAAGCGCCTCCCGATCGCAGTCAGTCAACAATCATGACTACGACAACCGCGTCGCTGTACTCCCAAAACCTG CACAAGCCACTGTAGCTCCGCCTGTGCCGCCACGTCATTCTTCTTCCAAGAGGCAGCCACGGCCCACATCAGGACCACCCCCAGTGCCACCCCGAG GGTTGGAGGGAAAGGGCGAGACCCGCATCAAAGCCAACGTAAATGTTCTGTCAGTCAGCCTGGGAAGCCTGGTAGATATAAGCAAGT CTACCAGTATCCAGAGCAATCAGAAGCCAGTGTACTGTGGGAAATGTGTGGCTGTCCTATCCGCAGTCAGCAGCGTGCAGAACCGACAGAACATAAGC GTGTGGACCTGTGAGTTCTGCGGGACAGAAAACGCACTGCCTGGCGGCGCTCGATGCTTTCACCGCCCCCCACCGGGAAGAGATATCCTCTACATGGATGGGAACAGTGATGGGGACTATGAGAACCTGGAGGACATGATGGTGGTCTTCTGTGTTGACATTTCTGGGAGCATGAGCGTCACGTCTGAG ATTTCCGCTGGGAACAGTATGAGGTCCCCCACTCACATATCTAGACTGCAG GGTGTCCAAAATGCCCTGCAGAAGGCACTGTCTTTTCTACTCCAAAGGTCTCCCCATCGCAGGGTGGCCTTGGTTACGTTCAATGATGAG GTGACGGTTTATGGGGACAGCTTGAGCGTGCCCCTGAGTCTGAGAGACTGGGCCCTGCTCGACTATGACCACCTGAGAGAACAGGGAGAGAACTTCACCACCCTTCACTGCATCGCCGAGAGTCTGCAGCCGCTCACCAAGAGCGTGAAGGA GCTGAGAGAGCATGGAGCCACGGCACTGGGCCCCGCTGCCCTCATCTCCATAGCGATGGCTTCCCAGTAcccagggtcaaag GTGATCATCTGTACTGACGGACGGGCTAATATTGGCTTGGGCCAATTAGAACAGGAGTCTGCGCATGGCCCCAACCCCTCGCCTTATTTCTATGCCCAACTGGCCACTTATGCTGCTGAAAAGGG AGTGATCGTGTCAGTAATGACATTCGAGGGGGAGGACTGTCGGCTAGCTGAGGTGGGAAGGCTGGCAGATCTCACTGGAGGGCGG GTCAACATCGTCAACATCGGCACTGTGGCCCTGGAAATCAAGTCTGTTCTGGCTGACAGCGTCATGGCGACAGGTGTCAGGGCAACACTAATGGCACCGGACGGCAT ATATTATCCCTACGAGGAAGGGGACAGTCACCGTGTGATGAGGGACGTGGGTAATGTGACTGAGGGACAGGAGATGACCTTCCAGTTTGCTGTGAAGCCAGACAAAGTGGAAA GTTTTCAGAGGAGGGACCGGATTCCCTTCCAGCTACAGCTGGAATTCAGAACACGAGACATGCACAAGGTGACCAGAGTCATCACCCAGCAGAGACGTGTGACCACCAGCAG CTGGGTGTGGGCCGGCAGTCTGAATATGTCCGTGCTGGGGGTGCACTGCGCCCAGCTGTGTGCCAGGCTCACAATGGAGGGCAAAATCCAGGAAGCGCAAAAGCAACTCCAAGCGCAGCAAGACCTGCTCATAGACATCAG TGAGCAGAGGCCCGCCCCTAAGGAAGAAAGCGTGTATGGCAACTGGATCAGCACAATGAGCATGATCTGTGAGGACCTCACTGCAGAGGACAAG GAGGGCAAAACCTCCAAACAACCCCAGGAATTATACTCACCAATCACG GCTCTCTCGGACGAGGCTGCAAAAGTGGTGTACCAAATGAAGAGGGCGCGAAGTATCAACAGTTGCCAAGCTGCACTGGAGAGCTGA